ATCAAAATAGGATATTTAAGTACAAAATTGTGATTGTATCAGGGATATCCAGAATAATCTCAATCTCTTTTGAGCCTCTTGCACCCTGAAGCAGTTCAGCTATAACCAGACGGCAGGTCCCAATCCGTCCCTCTTCCATGAGATTATCGACCTGGGAAAGGGAGGGATCTTTCTTCCTGAAATAATCAATCCAAACAGACGTGTCTACCAGCACAAGGTTACCCAAGGCGGTGATCTCCATGCCGGATTTCATCTGCATCCTGGGTGAATTCAAGGTGACCAGCCATTTGCCGTATTCTTTCCTTTTTGCGGCTTTTGATCTCATCCTGAATGGCCAGGATGACTGCCTGAGTCTTGTTTTTTGCCCCGGTTGCCTTGACCAGCTCATCAATAAGGTCACGGGGAACCGTCAAGGTTGTCCGCTTCATCGGCTTCATCGATAAATCCTTTCATCCAAGGATGTAGGTTTCCTTACCATAACCATAGAATTGAGATCAAATTATATGCTGCCATCGTCAATAGATCAAGCTTATTTTATCATGTTCTCCGGATTATTGTTCGGCCTGCTTATGACACGATTTGATCTTCAGTTTTGCTGTCAATTTTTTGCACTTTTCTTTGACATTATTCCCCTCGCCTGTTTATAATATAAAAGGTTAAAAAAAGACGATAAGTAAAAAATTTATTTATCATCTAATAAGTAAAAAATATATAATAAATAATATATAGAAAGAATGCAGTAAAGAGAAGGTGACAGCTCAATCTGCTATTTCCTCAAGCAAAAATTTTCTG
This window of the bacterium genome carries:
- a CDS encoding DUF2191 domain-containing protein; amino-acid sequence: MKPMKRTTLTVPRDLIDELVKATGAKNKTQAVILAIQDEIKSRKKERIRQMAGHLEFTQDADEIRHGDHRLG
- a CDS encoding PIN domain-containing protein; the encoded protein is MEITALGNLVLVDTSVWIDYFRKKDPSLSQVDNLMEEGRIGTCRLVIAELLQGARGSKEIEIILDIPDTITILYLNILF